In the genome of Aspergillus luchuensis IFO 4308 DNA, chromosome 2, nearly complete sequence, one region contains:
- a CDS encoding uncharacterized protein (TransMembrane:1 (o218-235i)), translating to MDSMIKIPGSYPRDHRSSPPIVNKLISNSGAQQSTEFTPQVTTALLSKYDARVSRETARSIFNRQSDTVDMIFECLSGIVGGVWNVVRSIVCALYSGFRDSTSQSAGKDLDHETAAKMLKPILLLLAAYEAAQMYSITTDGEVLNGEITAHAWGHDYGFARTLRRYDDSLVRAEDQFSMTLDRVVCAMGRSHNKLTYIMATAVLTECICNILQVGSCYGLAVMMACILAVLFAAAEDYVGCSATSTSVEEDREVMLRDVMIGALKKGGIRYAEVRSISASRTHSASDTDVLEKYLIKGLKAPTTGTVHDVYVTHYNHGMVVERFTPEEDTVSPSSPAESSNSDHDGYKVSYGLRYLAEVSPQDQQAIAKGIGRSWTCLDQTSTMILTECDISDEHADFYFDFDARSDDDDVHNEEKGDIEIAGSLNGFL from the exons ATGGACTCCATGATCAAAATCCCAGGATCATACCCTCGTGACCACCGCTCAAGCCCCCCGATCGTGAATAAACTCATCAGTAATAGCGGTGCACAACAATCCACAGAATTCACTCCTCAGGTCACAACAGCCCTGCTCTCAAAATATGATGCTCGCGTGTCGCGCGAAACTGCGCGTAGCATATTTAATCGGCAGTCGGATACCGTCGATATGATTTTCGAGTGTTTGAGTGGCATCGTGGGAGGTGTTTGGAACGTTGTACGTTCTATTGTATGTGCTTTGTACTCTGGGTTCCGGGACAG CACATCTCAGTCCGCTGGAAAGGACCTGGACCACGAAACAGCCGCCAAGATGCTCAAACCTATACTCCTCTTGCTTGCAGCTTACGAAGCAGCCCAGATGTACTCGATCACTACAGATGGAGAAGTCCTGAATGGGGAGATCACGGCTCATGCTTGGGGACATGATTATGGGTTTGCTCGGACGTTGAGGCGATATGATGATTCGTTGGTGCGTGCAGAAGATCAATTCTCCATGACGTTGGATAGGGTTGTATGTGCAATGGGACGCAGTCATAATAA GTTGACCTACATTATGGCCACGGCTGTGTTAACTGAATGCATCTGCAATATTCTACAAGTTGGAAGTTGCTACGGATTGGCGGTTATGATGGCGTGTATTCTTGCTGTTCTGTTTGCGGCAGCGGAGGATTATGTTGGTTGTTCGGCTACATCTACCTCTGTGGAAGAGGATCGTGAGGTGATGCTTCGGGATGTGATGATCGGtgcgttgaagaagggtggtATTCGCTATGCTGAAGTTCGGAGTATATCGGCATCACGAACGCATAGTGCTAGTGATACGGATGTGCTTGAAAAGTACCTTATCAAGGGGTTGAAGGCACCCACGACTGGAACCGTTCATGATGTATATGTGACACATTATAATCATGGGATGGTTGTCGAGCGATTTACCCCCGAAGAAGACACAGTATCCCCCTCCAGCCCTGCTGAGTCTTCTAACAGTGATCACGACGGATACAAAGTCTCCTACGGCCTTCGGTACTTGGCGGAGGTGAGCCCGCAAGACCAACAAGCCATAGCAAAGGGCATTGGTAGATCATGGACCTGCTTGGACCAGACCAGCACCATGATCTTGACCGAGTGTGACATCTCTGACGAGCACGCGGACTTTTACTTCGACTTTGATGCACGGagtgacgacgacgatgtacACAACGAAGAGAAGGGGGACATTGAGATCGCCGGCTCGTTGAATGGTTTCCTATAA
- a CDS encoding glutathione S-transferase family protein (COG:J;~EggNog:ENOG410PPG4;~InterPro:IPR036249,IPR040079,IPR036282,IPR010987, IPR004045,IPR004046;~PFAM:PF00043,PF14497,PF13417,PF13410,PF02798;~go_function: GO:0005515 - protein binding [Evidence IEA];~go_process: GO:0006749 - glutathione metabolic process [Evidence IEA]) produces MSFGTIYTYPNNPRVMKTQAAANFNNLTLTLADFKMGETNRDPAFLSKFPMGKVPAFEGADGTLLAESDAIAQFVAESGPAAGQLVGSTPAERALIRQWICFADGEVQSGVVSLALWRIGYKAYDEATEKSGLEKLTRALGALETRLKERTWVATEKLSLADISLAAALYWGFSVSIDAEMRKEYPGVVAWYERVLESEHVKEAFGPKVFVEKRKEPEN; encoded by the exons ATGTCCTTCGGAACCATCTACACCtaccccaacaacccccgGGTCATGAAG ACCCAAGCAGCCGCCAACTTCAACAACCTAACCCTCACCCTGGCCGATTTCAAGATGGGCGAAACCAACCGTGACCCCGCTTTCCTCAGCAAATTCCCCATGGGCAAGGTGCCCGCCTTCGAAGGCGCGGACGGCACCCTCCTGGCTGAATCCGACGCCATCGCGCAGTTCGTGGCCGAGAGCGGACCCGCAGCGGGCCAGTTGGTCGGCAGCACGCCCGCCGAACGGGCGTTGATCCGTCAATGGATCTGCTTCGCGGACGGAGAGGTGCAGAGCGGAGTGGTTTCGTTGGCACTGTGGCGGATCGGGTACAAGGCGTATGATGAAGCGACGGAAAAGAGTGGGCTGGAGAAGTTGACCCGGGCGTTGGGAGCTTTGGAGACTcggttgaaggagaggactTGGGTGGCTACGGAGAAGTTGAGCTTGGCGGATATCAGTCTGGCCGCGGCGTTGTATTGGGGGTTCTCGGTGAGCATTGATGCCGAGATGCGGAAGGAGTATCCCGGTGTGGTGGCTTGGTATGAGCGGGTTCTTGAGAGTGAGCATGTTAAGGAGGCGTTTGGACCTAAGGTCTttgtggagaagaggaaggagccTGAGAACTAG
- a CDS encoding putative voltage-gated K+ channel beta subunit (KCNAB) (COG:C;~EggNog:ENOG410PGU6;~InterPro:IPR023210,IPR036812,IPR005399;~PFAM:PF00248) has translation MKQAYDLGINFFDTAESYAGGQSEIVMGQAIKKFGWKRSDLVISTKLNWGLANGEILINNHGLSRKHIIEGTRASLERLQLEYVDIIYAHRPDRLTPMEETVRAFNHVIEKGWAFYWGTSEWSADEISEACGIARALGLIAPIVEQPLYNMLDRQKVEGQYQRLYSRCGIGLTTFSPLKMGLLSGKYNDATTQPPPGSRFAESNDKFASSVRRDWENEQWAGNIKKIVGLKEVADKMGVKLSQLALAWCLKNENVSAVITGASRPEQVVDNVESLKLLPRLTPEIMAEIDEYLQNKPDQDPARQD, from the exons ATGAAGCAAGCTTACGACTTGGGAATCAACTTTTTCGACACCGCTGAGAGCTATGCGGGCGGACAATCAGAAATCGTCATGGGTCAAGCCATCAAGAAGTTTGGCTGGAAGCGCAGCGATCTCGTCATTAGCACCAAG CTCAATTGGGGTCTGGCGAATGGCGAGATTCTAATCAATAACCACGGTCTATCCCGCAAACACATCATCGAAGGCACACGAGCATCTCTTGAGCGTCTACAGCTCGAATATGTCGACATCATATACGCCCACCGCCCCGACCGTCTAACACCCATGGAAGAGACAGTGAGGGCCTTCAACCATGTCATTGAGAAGGGATGGGCATTCTACTGGGGTACATCGGAATGGTCCGCAGACGAGATCAGCGAGGCTTGTGGTATTGCCAGAGCTCTGGGACTGATTGCGCCCATTGTCGAACAACCTCTGTACAATATGTTGGATCGGCAGAAGGTGGAAGGCCAGTACCAACGACTGTACTCCCGCTGCGGCATTGGGTTGACCACCTTCTCACCATTGAAGATGGGTCTCCTCAGTGGCAAGTACAACGATGCGACGACGCAGCCTCCACCAGGATCTCGCTTCGCAGAGAGCAACGACAAGTTCGCAAGCAGCGTGCGCAGAGACTGGGAGAACGAGCAATGGGCTGGGAATATCAAGAAGATCGTTGGATTGAAG GAGGTTGCGGACAAAATGGGCGTCAAACTGTCGCAATTGGCTCTGGCCTGGTGCCTGAAGAACGAGAATGTCTCCGCTGTAATCACCGGCGCCTCTCGGCCAGAGCAGGTTGTTGACAACGTAGAGAGTCTGAAGTTACTCCCACGCCTGACACCGGAGATCATGGCCGAGATTGATGAGTATTTGCAGAACAAGCCAGACCAGGACCCAGCCAGACAAGATTAG